From Fluviispira vulneris, a single genomic window includes:
- the rpmG gene encoding 50S ribosomal protein L33 gives MRDIIKLICSGDGKISCSGNNLYSTTKNKKASTKKLELKKFCKYCGKHTLHRESK, from the coding sequence ATGCGCGATATTATTAAGCTTATTTGTAGCGGTGACGGAAAAATTTCTTGTTCTGGCAATAATCTTTATTCCACTACAAAAAATAAAAAAGCTTCTACAAAGAAGCTAGAACTCAAAAAATTCTGTAAATATTGCGGTAAACATACGCTTCACAGAGAAAGCAAATAA
- a CDS encoding polyprenyl synthetase family protein, whose protein sequence is MLKNSAHIENLLNEFNHVLENYNLKLETNPASSDISNEISKAYMYPLQAGGKRIRPLLVLLTAGAFGGKDGLKTAFKAALAVEKIHTYSLVHDDLPCMDNDDLRRGKPTTHKIYGDAKALLVGDALLTQAFAVLAETQYSNVQNQHYTAYLIQALAKGAGAEGMVWGQWLDISLTGNKKVVWEQMELVHRNKTGKMLGACLELGFICGLSAQKLEINPAQFLELRSLIHEAGISIGLAFQIIDDILDMTKSSAELGKTAGKDETQEKMTAPHLLGMEEAVSLAASQTESALSMLDKVFESFSNEFLEYKSLLIEQIKMLLQRSH, encoded by the coding sequence ATGCTAAAAAATAGTGCTCATATAGAAAATCTTCTGAACGAATTCAATCACGTACTTGAAAACTACAATTTAAAATTGGAAACAAATCCGGCATCTAGCGATATTTCCAATGAAATATCAAAAGCTTACATGTATCCTCTTCAAGCAGGCGGGAAACGCATACGTCCTCTTCTCGTCCTTCTTACGGCAGGTGCATTTGGAGGCAAAGATGGGCTTAAAACAGCTTTTAAAGCTGCTCTCGCTGTGGAAAAAATCCATACCTACTCATTGGTGCATGACGATCTTCCTTGTATGGATAATGATGATTTAAGACGTGGGAAACCCACAACCCATAAGATCTATGGCGATGCAAAAGCCTTGCTCGTTGGCGATGCTTTACTCACCCAAGCTTTTGCAGTTTTAGCAGAAACTCAATACTCTAATGTGCAAAATCAACATTATACCGCTTATTTGATTCAAGCATTGGCTAAAGGGGCAGGAGCAGAAGGTATGGTTTGGGGGCAGTGGCTCGATATCTCTTTAACTGGGAACAAAAAGGTAGTCTGGGAGCAAATGGAATTAGTTCATAGAAATAAAACGGGTAAAATGCTAGGCGCTTGCCTCGAACTCGGATTTATTTGTGGACTATCTGCGCAAAAATTAGAAATTAACCCTGCTCAATTTTTAGAGTTGCGTTCTCTTATCCATGAAGCTGGCATAAGTATAGGACTCGCTTTCCAAATCATCGATGATATTCTTGATATGACCAAATCAAGTGCAGAACTTGGAAAAACAGCCGGAAAAGATGAAACTCAAGAGAAGATGACCGCTCCGCATTTACTTGGCATGGAAGAAGCTGTTTCACTTGCAGCAAGCCAAACCGAAAGTGCATTGAGCATGCTCGATAAAGTATTTGAGAGTTTTTCAAATGAATTCTTAGAATATAAATCATTACTGATAGAGCAAATTAAAATGCTTTTACAGCGGTCACATTAA
- a CDS encoding tetratricopeptide repeat protein produces MQKKNSFYYLFSICIFAFCIYSCTSAPPKAVSEDDSQNGTDEKTADGSPANGAQKKAPALPDFGQFAKIETIDNLENINKDQEKRLIKLEKDNKTLMFQINDLIQDNRISKKVITQLRNDVFSLSEIISTNKREIEIIKRGLRSGIFEDLNVSSKSPSSSTGQSMFPDILESRYGLEERPNSISKDGGKMEVTQPSSNPMSAAQLLANAEIKIQQAQFGEAIVTLEEMKKNFPNYDDSGKSNILAAEAWLRMSEYNNVLNELKTFYLKYPASHELSHAKLLEGQTYEKMDRKNKASDLYQEVIALAPQSNDAQNAREGMLRMRDSK; encoded by the coding sequence ATGCAAAAGAAAAATTCTTTTTATTATCTCTTCTCAATCTGTATCTTCGCATTTTGTATTTACTCATGCACTTCTGCACCACCCAAAGCTGTTTCAGAAGATGATTCACAAAATGGAACTGACGAAAAAACAGCTGATGGCAGTCCTGCAAATGGTGCACAAAAAAAAGCTCCGGCACTTCCTGATTTTGGCCAATTCGCTAAAATTGAAACAATCGATAATCTAGAGAATATCAATAAAGACCAAGAAAAAAGGCTGATAAAACTTGAGAAAGATAATAAAACACTGATGTTTCAAATCAACGATCTCATTCAAGACAATAGAATATCAAAAAAAGTTATAACTCAACTACGGAACGATGTTTTTAGTTTAAGTGAAATAATCTCAACAAATAAAAGGGAAATAGAAATAATTAAAAGAGGTTTACGCTCTGGTATTTTCGAAGACCTCAATGTTTCAAGCAAATCACCCTCAAGTTCCACCGGGCAATCCATGTTTCCTGATATTCTAGAAAGCCGCTATGGGCTTGAAGAAAGACCCAACTCAATCTCAAAAGACGGTGGAAAAATGGAGGTGACACAGCCTTCTTCAAACCCAATGAGTGCAGCACAATTATTAGCAAATGCAGAAATTAAGATTCAACAAGCTCAATTTGGAGAAGCAATTGTCACTCTTGAAGAAATGAAAAAAAACTTTCCAAATTATGATGACTCTGGGAAATCCAATATTTTAGCTGCTGAAGCATGGTTGAGAATGAGCGAGTACAACAATGTTTTAAATGAATTAAAGACATTTTATTTAAAATATCCAGCCAGTCATGAACTCTCACATGCTAAACTGCTAGAAGGACAAACATATGAAAAAATGGACCGAAAAAATAAGGCTTCCGATCTATATCAAGAGGTCATTGCCCTTGCACCACAAAGCAATGATGCACAAAATGCCAGAGAAGGCATGCTGAGAATGCGTGATTCAAAATGA
- a CDS encoding M17 family metallopeptidase → MNFFSDYLLSSSLNVELLSDAEYNSFAKGTDGILVNILSEDEFYRNSSLYLFARKIFGEFKLKTLYPYDSNGKEFFFVVPKNEPKKLSHEKPGRAHIASYIGSILSTQISAYIIQKQNSYAFLVSLSDDIKNLIAENNSEFIVGLLQKSISNKIKKVNEKSEQQKKIILSEKIFSHECYQRAIALSDAMTYTRTFINMPPNLLNPETFEVILRILVKNECEKLRDPNHIQIENWDYAKLEKEGCGLICAVGKGSVVKPRLIKLTYSPKKLSQNIPHIALVGKGITFDSGGYDIKPSANMRNMKKDMGGAAAALGIFVACSRMNLPLHLTCWLPLAENMISSEAMRPGDIYKARNGLLVEIDNTDAEGRLVLADAISLACEEKPHWLIDLATLTGAARISLGTAVDSLFGNHTETTEVLQNAAVETGDWVWSMPLPEDYGSYFDSSVADFMNGSVSSYAGSITAALFLKKFVTIDKWNHIDTFMWSDRSIGLWSESGPTGKCVRLVTKAIEHYISKSQKLS, encoded by the coding sequence ATGAATTTTTTTTCGGATTATTTGTTATCCTCTTCATTAAATGTCGAATTATTATCTGATGCAGAATATAATAGTTTTGCCAAAGGGACAGATGGTATATTAGTCAATATTTTAAGTGAAGATGAATTTTATCGCAATTCATCTTTATATTTGTTTGCGCGCAAGATTTTTGGCGAGTTTAAATTAAAAACTCTTTATCCCTACGACTCGAATGGCAAAGAGTTTTTTTTTGTTGTCCCAAAAAATGAGCCGAAAAAATTATCCCATGAGAAACCAGGTAGAGCCCATATAGCAAGTTATATTGGTAGTATATTATCCACACAAATCTCTGCATATATCATACAGAAGCAAAATTCTTATGCATTTTTAGTTTCTTTATCAGATGATATTAAAAATCTTATTGCAGAAAATAATTCTGAATTCATAGTTGGCCTACTACAAAAATCTATTTCTAATAAAATTAAAAAAGTTAACGAGAAAAGTGAGCAGCAAAAGAAGATTATTCTATCTGAAAAAATATTTTCACATGAATGTTATCAAAGGGCAATTGCACTATCCGATGCCATGACTTATACCAGAACTTTTATCAATATGCCCCCCAATTTATTAAATCCAGAAACTTTCGAGGTTATTCTTAGAATATTAGTCAAGAATGAATGTGAAAAATTAAGAGATCCTAATCATATTCAGATAGAAAATTGGGATTACGCAAAACTTGAAAAAGAAGGCTGCGGGCTAATATGTGCTGTTGGAAAAGGCAGTGTGGTTAAACCTAGACTGATTAAATTAACATACTCTCCCAAAAAGTTGTCGCAAAATATTCCTCACATAGCTTTGGTTGGCAAAGGAATAACGTTTGACTCGGGTGGTTATGACATAAAACCTTCGGCAAATATGCGAAACATGAAAAAAGATATGGGAGGAGCGGCAGCTGCTTTGGGAATTTTTGTGGCCTGTTCTCGTATGAATTTGCCATTGCATTTAACCTGTTGGTTGCCTTTGGCAGAAAATATGATCTCAAGTGAAGCAATGCGTCCTGGGGATATTTATAAAGCAAGAAATGGTTTGTTAGTCGAAATTGATAATACCGATGCTGAGGGACGACTTGTTTTAGCCGATGCAATCTCGCTTGCTTGCGAAGAAAAGCCTCATTGGCTTATTGATTTAGCAACACTCACGGGTGCTGCACGGATTTCTTTGGGGACTGCAGTTGATTCACTTTTTGGCAATCATACTGAAACCACTGAAGTGTTGCAAAATGCAGCAGTCGAAACTGGAGATTGGGTTTGGTCAATGCCTCTGCCTGAAGACTATGGTTCTTACTTCGATTCCTCTGTTGCCGATTTTATGAATGGAAGTGTTTCGAGCTATGCAGGATCTATTACGGCAGCTCTTTTTCTCAAAAAATTTGTAACAATAGATAAATGGAACCACATAGATACCTTTATGTGGTCGGATCGTTCTATAGGGCTTTGGTCCGAAAGTGGTCCGACAGGTAAATGTGTCAGGCTAGTGACAAAAGCGATTGAACATTACATTTCAAAAAGTCAAAAACTCTCTTAA
- a CDS encoding lytic transglycosylase domain-containing protein: MFLKNLQMNRKSVFSTIVIISQVALFAKTFALDLKIDLPPEEGKYPVLYYNPLVNQNLDAELKNNSVDNKKASITQEQNKRIKNTVIAENKEVKNVDLFDIPPPPPSLKVNRAQRNIKVGSIQDKKKEKDIASIKKAPVNNENFPMLPCIVDNVNFWKRVYIEIDTNEAFIHDKDKLNRVYAKIKIPQNAALRTQFVKNEREKYVNLLDSLSKKLKTPKKWTIAERNIAKLFRKGELTQKNLIIAQDNIRIQSGLKSQFEEGIQRSLIHMPVIFPEIKKSALPLDLAYLPHVESSYNTRAGSKVGAEGLWQIMPGTMRHIEGEAFVSKRTDPKISTRAAMKILKSDYEKIQSWPLTLTAYNHGVNGMLRAISETGSRDLCKIIDHYDSPSFKFASTNFYAQFLAARKVAMQRYIVLAKKGESRTVLKRTLLSSQGGKLK, from the coding sequence ATGTTTCTAAAAAATTTGCAAATGAACCGAAAGTCAGTTTTCTCTACGATTGTAATAATTTCGCAGGTTGCTCTGTTTGCAAAAACTTTTGCATTGGATCTCAAAATCGATTTGCCACCTGAAGAAGGCAAGTATCCAGTGCTTTATTACAATCCACTTGTCAATCAAAATTTAGATGCAGAATTAAAAAATAATTCTGTTGATAATAAAAAAGCAAGTATTACACAAGAACAAAATAAGAGAATTAAAAATACAGTTATTGCTGAAAATAAAGAAGTTAAAAATGTAGATCTTTTTGATATTCCTCCACCACCTCCCTCATTAAAAGTAAATCGGGCACAAAGGAATATTAAAGTTGGGTCAATACAAGATAAAAAAAAAGAAAAAGATATAGCGTCAATAAAAAAAGCACCCGTAAACAACGAAAATTTTCCAATGCTCCCGTGCATCGTCGATAATGTTAATTTTTGGAAAAGAGTTTATATAGAAATTGATACAAATGAAGCATTTATCCACGATAAAGATAAACTAAATCGTGTATATGCAAAAATAAAAATTCCACAAAATGCAGCATTGAGAACACAGTTTGTGAAAAATGAGAGGGAAAAATATGTTAACTTATTGGATAGTCTTTCTAAAAAATTGAAAACTCCAAAGAAATGGACAATTGCCGAAAGAAATATTGCAAAACTCTTTCGTAAAGGCGAGTTAACGCAGAAAAATCTGATAATAGCGCAAGACAATATTCGTATTCAATCAGGCCTGAAATCTCAATTTGAAGAAGGAATTCAGCGTAGTTTAATACATATGCCTGTTATTTTTCCTGAAATTAAGAAAAGTGCTCTACCGTTAGATTTAGCTTATTTACCTCACGTAGAGAGTAGCTATAATACAAGAGCTGGTTCTAAAGTGGGTGCAGAAGGTCTTTGGCAAATTATGCCAGGCACAATGCGACACATAGAAGGTGAAGCATTTGTAAGTAAAAGGACGGATCCAAAAATCTCGACTCGTGCTGCTATGAAAATATTAAAATCAGATTATGAAAAAATACAAAGCTGGCCATTGACTTTAACTGCTTATAATCATGGAGTTAATGGAATGTTGCGCGCGATTTCTGAAACGGGGTCGCGAGATTTATGTAAAATAATTGATCATTATGACTCTCCTTCATTTAAATTTGCATCCACCAATTTTTATGCTCAGTTCCTTGCTGCTCGTAAGGTAGCTATGCAAAGATATATTGTCTTAGCAAAAAAAGGAGAATCCAGAACAGTGCTTAAACGTACGCTTCTCAGTTCACAAGGTGGAAAATTAAAATGA
- a CDS encoding ABC transporter permease has product MFRIFKWFLPVFFSVLLLFILELILHKAKVPNYIIPLPSQVFDVLLTDWETILQNTSTTLKEWMIGVALAILLGLLLSICSFRSKIFHSFISPILIISQSVPYLVFTPILMIWFGLGIAPKVILVVLTCSFPISLVLQHDLLEAKKEYHLVVEMLYIKPIKAFFHIYLPYSLPGFFNALKISVSYSFGSAALAELMGSENGLGVYLLRSQSTYRTDKMLAAVFVIVVISIASTSLVSLIQKKVIFWKTAKH; this is encoded by the coding sequence ATGTTTCGCATATTTAAGTGGTTTTTACCAGTCTTTTTTAGCGTGCTATTGCTTTTCATACTTGAGCTGATCCTACATAAAGCTAAAGTACCAAATTATATTATCCCACTTCCATCTCAAGTTTTCGATGTCTTGCTGACTGACTGGGAAACAATTTTACAGAATACATCCACAACTTTAAAAGAATGGATGATAGGTGTCGCTCTCGCTATTTTGCTAGGTCTGCTCCTTTCGATTTGTTCCTTTAGATCAAAAATATTTCATTCATTTATTTCACCTATTTTAATTATTTCTCAAAGTGTCCCTTATCTTGTTTTCACACCGATACTCATGATCTGGTTCGGTTTAGGAATAGCACCAAAAGTAATTTTAGTTGTATTGACTTGTTCATTTCCAATTTCACTTGTTTTACAACATGATCTTTTAGAAGCTAAAAAAGAATATCATCTTGTTGTTGAAATGCTTTATATAAAACCAATAAAGGCATTTTTTCATATTTATCTACCCTATTCCCTACCTGGTTTTTTTAATGCTTTAAAAATCAGCGTAAGTTATTCATTTGGCTCAGCAGCTTTAGCTGAACTTATGGGAAGCGAAAATGGTCTTGGTGTTTATTTGTTACGATCTCAATCAACATATAGAACTGATAAAATGCTTGCAGCCGTTTTCGTAATTGTTGTTATAAGCATTGCTAGCACATCTTTGGTGTCACTCATACAAAAGAAAGTAATCTTTTGGAAAACAGCAAAGCATTGA
- a CDS encoding ABC transporter ATP-binding protein has protein sequence MIQINIDKYSYKNKIPVIKNINISLLEGQITTVIGASGCGKSTFLRVLMGMETGAIGHILHNNNLFNFKEWNSKQTLFSMVPQTPLLFPWKNILENIKLAITKKKEITENKSKDEIAINALKIVQMHEHALKYPDEISLGMAQRVAFARALVLDTKAILLDEPFASLDAHTRRLLQDWLRVKIKETGKYAILVTHDVREALLLSNEINVLQGTPAEVYRKFNYDEIISNDKNLEEDILLILGKNI, from the coding sequence ATGATTCAGATTAATATAGATAAATACTCCTATAAAAATAAAATACCTGTTATTAAAAATATAAATATTTCATTGTTAGAAGGACAAATTACAACTGTAATTGGTGCTTCAGGCTGTGGAAAATCAACATTCCTGCGTGTGCTTATGGGGATGGAAACTGGCGCAATTGGCCATATTTTACATAATAATAATTTATTTAATTTTAAAGAATGGAATTCTAAACAAACATTATTTTCAATGGTCCCTCAAACACCATTACTTTTTCCCTGGAAAAATATTCTTGAAAATATAAAATTAGCAATTACAAAAAAAAAGGAAATTACAGAAAATAAAAGTAAAGATGAAATTGCTATAAATGCTTTAAAAATTGTACAAATGCATGAACATGCTTTAAAATATCCTGATGAAATTTCTCTTGGTATGGCACAACGTGTTGCCTTTGCAAGAGCACTTGTCCTTGATACAAAAGCTATATTATTAGATGAACCATTTGCTTCTTTAGATGCGCACACGAGACGTCTTTTACAAGATTGGTTACGGGTAAAAATAAAAGAAACAGGAAAATATGCCATTCTCGTCACTCATGATGTGCGCGAAGCTCTTTTACTGTCAAATGAAATTAATGTTCTACAAGGAACACCTGCTGAAGTTTACAGAAAATTTAACTATGATGAAATAATATCGAATGATAAAAATTTAGAAGAAGATATTTTATTAATTTTAGGAAAAAACATTTAA
- the secA gene encoding preprotein translocase subunit SecA, which yields MLNILKSLFGTKNDRELRNTAPILTKINMLEAKMQLLSDNELKAKTVEYKARYKKGETLDSLLPEAFATVREASKRCLGKRHFDVQLIGGFVLHQGKIAEMRTGEGKTLTATAPVYLNAISGKGVHVVTVNEYLASTQSEEMGRLYSFLGLTTGCILSGMNDHQRQEAYACDVTYGTNNELGFDYLRDNMKVRLEDFCQRGHHFAIVDEVDSILIDEARTPLIISGPSDTSSDKYLVANNAIRGLRKEIDYTVDEKSRACALTEAGISKVEKRLNIDNLFDPEHNELVHACNNALRAHVLFRKDDHYIVQNGQIIIVDEFTGRLMHGRRFSDGLHQALEAKENVQIQAENQTLAQVTLQNYFRMYEKLSGMTGTADTEAVEFHNIYKLNVVVVPTNRQMIRKDHDDVLFLKQTIKFNAVADEIEKIHKTGQPILVGTVSIEKSELLSELLKKKNIKHQVLNAKHHEQEAHIIAQAGQKGRVTLSTNMAGRGTDIILGEGVAELGGLYVIGTERHESRRIDNQLRGRSGRQGDPGASKFFLSWEDELMRRFNNKANQFIMERFVGDEAIHDPRLTNVIGKVQKRVEGFNYDIRKQLLQYDDVLNQQRKAIYAARMRILRKENVKEILAGEPIEKFARTICDDFAPPSGLPGEIVTVDFRNLERVLFRSFNKAIPFSEAERKNNEITRDEFYALISKKLMTEYEEKENLFGQEQMRDIERWVMLQTIDSWWKDHLLNIDHLKDGIGLRGYAQKDPLQEYKNEAFELFKRLISAIKQDSLQMIFRVQPNLAEKFIAEAKAEVEKKARLELKNSQAEHQDPEDAFEHKLEEKEEIERKKAMYSNLNTI from the coding sequence ATGTTAAATATTCTCAAGTCTCTCTTTGGAACCAAAAACGATCGAGAATTGCGCAACACTGCGCCAATCCTTACAAAGATAAATATGCTTGAAGCCAAAATGCAATTGCTCAGCGACAACGAACTCAAAGCCAAAACAGTAGAATATAAAGCTCGTTATAAAAAGGGAGAGACACTGGATTCACTTCTTCCAGAAGCTTTTGCCACTGTTCGTGAAGCCAGTAAACGTTGCCTTGGCAAAAGACATTTTGATGTTCAGCTTATTGGTGGTTTTGTACTTCACCAAGGAAAAATTGCAGAAATGCGCACTGGTGAAGGAAAAACCTTAACAGCAACCGCACCAGTCTATCTCAATGCGATCTCTGGAAAAGGCGTGCATGTCGTAACCGTTAACGAATATCTTGCATCGACTCAATCCGAAGAAATGGGACGTTTATATAGTTTTCTCGGCTTAACAACGGGATGTATACTTTCTGGCATGAACGATCACCAGAGACAAGAAGCCTATGCTTGTGATGTCACTTACGGCACCAATAACGAACTCGGCTTTGACTATTTACGAGATAATATGAAAGTTCGCCTCGAAGATTTTTGTCAACGTGGTCATCATTTTGCAATTGTGGATGAAGTGGACTCCATTTTAATCGATGAAGCTAGAACGCCACTGATTATCAGTGGTCCTTCAGACACGTCCTCAGATAAATATCTTGTTGCAAATAATGCAATACGTGGATTGAGAAAAGAAATTGATTACACCGTCGATGAAAAATCTCGTGCATGTGCTTTAACTGAAGCAGGGATTTCTAAAGTTGAAAAACGTTTAAATATAGATAATCTTTTTGATCCTGAGCACAATGAGCTCGTTCATGCATGTAACAATGCACTGCGCGCTCACGTTCTTTTCCGCAAAGATGATCACTATATCGTGCAAAATGGACAAATAATTATTGTTGATGAATTCACAGGTCGACTTATGCACGGTCGTCGCTTTTCAGACGGATTGCACCAAGCTTTGGAAGCAAAAGAAAATGTGCAAATTCAAGCCGAGAATCAAACTCTTGCGCAAGTGACACTGCAAAATTATTTTAGAATGTACGAAAAACTTTCTGGTATGACAGGAACAGCTGATACCGAAGCTGTCGAGTTTCACAATATTTATAAATTAAATGTTGTTGTCGTTCCTACAAATAGACAAATGATTCGTAAAGATCACGATGATGTTTTATTTTTAAAACAGACAATTAAATTCAATGCTGTTGCAGATGAAATTGAAAAAATTCATAAGACTGGTCAGCCTATTTTAGTTGGTACAGTGAGCATTGAAAAAAGTGAATTGCTCTCCGAGTTATTAAAAAAGAAAAACATCAAACATCAAGTTCTAAATGCAAAACATCATGAACAAGAAGCGCATATTATAGCACAAGCTGGCCAAAAAGGCCGTGTTACATTATCCACTAATATGGCTGGCCGTGGAACTGATATTATTTTGGGCGAAGGAGTTGCTGAACTCGGAGGACTTTACGTAATCGGAACCGAGCGTCACGAAAGCCGAAGAATTGACAATCAGCTGCGCGGACGCTCGGGTCGCCAAGGAGACCCAGGTGCAAGTAAGTTTTTTCTTTCTTGGGAAGATGAACTTATGCGCAGATTTAATAACAAAGCAAATCAATTTATTATGGAACGTTTTGTTGGTGATGAGGCAATCCACGACCCTCGCTTAACCAATGTCATTGGTAAAGTGCAAAAACGAGTGGAAGGTTTTAATTATGATATTCGTAAACAACTTCTCCAATACGATGACGTTTTAAATCAGCAAAGAAAAGCAATTTATGCAGCTCGTATGAGGATTCTCAGAAAAGAAAATGTAAAAGAAATTCTTGCAGGAGAACCAATCGAAAAATTTGCCCGCACTATTTGTGATGATTTTGCTCCACCTTCAGGCTTACCAGGCGAAATAGTGACTGTCGATTTTCGTAATTTAGAAAGAGTCCTTTTTCGCAGTTTCAACAAAGCCATTCCGTTCAGCGAAGCTGAAAGAAAAAATAACGAGATTACGAGAGATGAATTTTATGCATTGATTAGCAAGAAATTAATGACTGAATACGAAGAGAAAGAAAATCTTTTTGGTCAAGAACAAATGCGTGATATTGAGCGCTGGGTTATGCTACAAACCATAGACTCTTGGTGGAAAGATCATTTATTAAATATCGATCATCTTAAAGACGGGATTGGTTTACGTGGTTATGCACAAAAAGATCCATTACAGGAATATAAAAACGAGGCTTTCGAACTCTTTAAAAGACTCATCAGTGCTATTAAACAAGATTCGCTCCAAATGATCTTCAGAGTTCAACCAAATTTAGCAGAGAAGTTTATTGCTGAAGCTAAAGCAGAAGTGGAAAAGAAGGCCAGACTTGAACTCAAAAACTCTCAAGCAGAACATCAAGATCCAGAGGATGCATTTGAGCACAAATTAGAAGAAAAAGAAGAAATTGAACGCAAAAAAGCTATGTATAGCAATTTAAATACAATTTAA
- a CDS encoding GAF domain-containing protein, whose amino-acid sequence MSLSQPTHNKVNLIPYDEKERLEVLRNYNFLQELIGNDFRKINFLAMQIFKCPISAITFVQENSVQLISSMGYSIKEVPRHCSFCNYTILSDDVFIVSNTLNDHRFSEIPAVQERNIRFYIGAPLITHSGHRIGSLCVLGKTPKKVTKYQIISLKYLAKYAMLLLENKRNEINKKLAEKNLINEVCLKNEKLFQYEQNVFCNVLTVQVLNEVNRTLADIYIKSIKTSSILVRKEFNKNIVLNDVESISVKSFNTAKKINSIKTLYRNLSQNNIQITNMSNIIETVNLFFLDKIKSHEIQYNIVMDVDPNLEFECRPSSIVYILLYLINNSIKILKYKKCKWIELLLTEFTDRIEFCFMDSCNRFERGLFHKDDIIPKHQFHNQFYFIDIKLLSNMIDRQGGYLKFDKISDNTNIIFVLPKRVAS is encoded by the coding sequence ATGAGCTTATCTCAGCCTACACATAATAAAGTTAATTTAATACCTTATGATGAAAAAGAACGTTTAGAAGTCCTCCGTAACTACAACTTTTTGCAAGAGCTTATTGGAAATGATTTTAGAAAAATTAATTTTCTAGCTATGCAAATATTTAAGTGTCCTATCTCAGCAATTACTTTTGTTCAAGAAAATAGTGTTCAACTTATTTCAAGTATGGGATATTCAATCAAAGAAGTGCCTAGACACTGCTCTTTCTGTAACTATACTATTTTAAGTGATGATGTTTTTATTGTGTCAAATACTTTGAATGATCATCGTTTTTCAGAAATACCTGCCGTGCAGGAACGAAATATTCGATTTTATATTGGCGCACCTTTAATTACTCATTCAGGTCATCGAATTGGCTCGCTTTGTGTATTAGGAAAAACACCTAAAAAGGTCACAAAATATCAAATTATTTCCTTAAAATATCTTGCGAAATATGCAATGCTTCTGCTTGAAAATAAAAGAAATGAAATCAATAAAAAATTGGCAGAAAAAAATTTAATAAATGAAGTATGTTTAAAAAATGAAAAGTTATTTCAATATGAACAAAATGTTTTTTGTAATGTATTAACTGTGCAGGTATTAAATGAAGTTAATAGAACATTAGCTGATATATATATAAAATCAATAAAAACGTCATCTATCTTAGTTCGGAAGGAATTCAATAAAAATATTGTTCTTAATGATGTCGAATCGATCTCAGTTAAAAGTTTTAACACAGCGAAAAAAATAAACTCCATTAAAACATTATATAGAAATTTGTCTCAAAATAATATCCAAATAACAAATATGTCCAACATAATTGAAACTGTGAATTTATTTTTCTTAGATAAAATTAAAAGTCATGAAATTCAATATAATATTGTGATGGATGTTGATCCCAATCTTGAATTCGAATGCAGGCCTTCATCTATAGTATATATACTTCTTTATTTAATAAATAATTCGATAAAGATTTTAAAATACAAAAAATGTAAATGGATAGAGTTATTGCTTACTGAATTTACAGATAGAATAGAATTTTGCTTTATGGATAGTTGCAATCGTTTTGAAAGGGGTCTATTTCATAAAGATGATATTATACCAAAGCATCAATTTCACAATCAATTCTATTTTATTGATATTAAATTGCTTTCAAATATGATCGATAGACAAGGTGGGTATCTAAAATTCGACAAAATATCTGACAACACAAATATTATATTTGTGTTGCCCAAAAGAGTCGCTTCTTAG